The following proteins are encoded in a genomic region of Rattus rattus isolate New Zealand chromosome 2, Rrattus_CSIRO_v1, whole genome shotgun sequence:
- the LOC116894485 gene encoding CD177 antigen-like, whose amino-acid sequence MGACRIQYALLLSLLGFVPCSDTLTCNKGIMVKLGSNFSKAPIEWKTFGTIESAPNEICQETVLLIDVGEKSLILASKSHSNPGDIQSKNTQVFSSGPGLVAASYAHFCDTELCNNAESTSVLIDSLSVKAPFKLGTTKCPVCLQFQGPCSQHITFVFCPVDTHCYISDMTVEGGQLGKLYAQGHGFRDSGEGMGAAASWV is encoded by the exons ATGGGAGCCTGCCGCATCCAGTAtgccctgctcctctctctgctggGCTTCGTCCCCTGCTCAG ATACGCTGACCTGTAACAAGGGAATCATGGTGAAATTGGGCAGTAACTTTTCTAAGGCACCAATTGAGTGGAAAACATTTGGGACCATTGAATCTGCACCTAACGAGATATGTCAGGAGACAGTCCTGCTCATAGATGTAG GTGAAAAATCTCTCATATTGGCTAGCAAAAGCCACAGCAACCCTGGGGACATCCAGAGCAAAAATACccaggtgttttcttctggacCTGGACTAGTGGCTGCTTCTTATGCCCACTTCTGTGACACTGAACTGTGTAACAATGCTGAGAGCACCAGTGTCCTAATTGACTCCCTATCAGTTAAAG ccccCTTTAAGCTGGGAACCACCAAGTGTCCTGTCTGCTTGCAGTTTCAGGGTCCCTGCTCCCAGCACATCACCTTTGTCTTCTGCCCAGTGGACACACACTGCTATATCAGTGATATGACTGTAGAAGGAGGTCAGTTAGGAAAGCTGTATGCCCAGGGCCATGGCTTCAGGGACTCAGGAGAAGGGATGGGTGCTGCTGcctcctgggtctga
- the LOC116893393 gene encoding CD177 antigen-like, whose protein sequence is MGACRIQYALLLSLLGFVPCSDTLTCNKGIMVKFGIGFTKTAVEWKSFENNKGAPKEICQETLLLIDVGNKSLILGSKGCSKPGEKKIKNVQVFSAGPGIVAASYAHFCDTELCNNATSTRVLLDSLSLKASSDPGTLQCPVCLQFQGFCTHNSNFVFCPKGTDCYTSQLTLRGGELNTTLSVDGCLVSPVKYLLKKQTSVGIFSAMEILESIEAQSLALSLSCVSYRSMHQQTWKSAYPLPARPAIPERF, encoded by the exons ATGGGAGCCTGCCGCATCCAGTAcgccctgctcctctctctgctggGCTTCGTCCCCTGCTCAG ATACGCTGACCTGTAACAAGGGAATCATGGTGAAATTCGGCATTGGCTTCACTAAGACAGCAGTTGAATGGAAATCGTTTGAGAACAACAAAGGTGCACCTAAGGAGATATGTCAGGAGACACTGCTGCTCATAGATGTAG GTAATAAATCTCTCATATTGGGGAGCAAAGGCTGCAGCAAACCTGGGGAAAAGAAGATCAAAAATGTCCAGGTGTTTTCTGCTGGACCTGGAATAGTGGCTGCCTCTTATGCCCACTTCTGTGACACTGAACTGTGCAACAACGCTACCAGCACCAGAGTCCTCCTTGACTCCCTGTCACTTAAAG cctcctctgatCCGGGAACCCTTCAGTGTCCTGTCTGCTTGCAGTTTCAGGGTTTTTGCACCCACAACTCCAACTTTGTCTTCTGTCCTAAGGGCACTGATTGTTACACTAGTCAATTGACACTCCGGGGAG GTGAGCTCAATACCACTTTAAGCGTTGACGGATGCCTGGTCTCACCTGTCAAATACTTACTGAAAAAGCAAACTTCAGTTGGGATCTTCTCTGCTATGGAAATCCTCGA GTCAATAGAAGCCCAGTCCCTCGCCTTGAGCCTCAGCTGTGTCTCCTATCGCTCCATGCACCAGCAGACCTGGAAATCCGCTTACCCACTTCCTGCCAGACCAGCGATCCCTGAACGCTTTTGA